Proteins found in one Arachis stenosperma cultivar V10309 chromosome 8, arast.V10309.gnm1.PFL2, whole genome shotgun sequence genomic segment:
- the LOC130944664 gene encoding uncharacterized protein LOC130944664 isoform X5: MGGKSRATQSPVCSPPLPKNPAVLVIVVGERVVAATRGGYRGCRQIGSETAAVSVQPFLSCFVVGLCIDACVTCSEFAAASFRQFNKYLCFKKLCSGYSCCEGGLELRLRLSVISG; this comes from the exons ATGGGGGGAAAGAGTCGCGCCACCCAGTCGCCAGTCTGCTCGCCGCCGTTGCCGAAAAATCCTGCCG TTTTAGTTATCGTCGTTGGAGAGCGGGTCGTCGCCGCCACTCGAGGTGGTTACCGGGGCTGCCGCCAAATCGGTTCAGAAACTGCTGCTGTTTCGGTTCAGCCGTTCCTTTCTTGTTTCG TCGTAGGGTTGTGTATCGATGCTTGCGTGACGTGCTCGGAGTTCGCGGCTGCTTCGTTTCGCCAATTCAATAAGTATTTATGTTTCAAAAAGCTTTGC AGTGGTTATAGTTGCTGCGAAGGTGGCTTAGAGCTGAGGTTGCGGTTGTCAGTGATTTCGGGCTGA
- the LOC130944664 gene encoding uncharacterized protein LOC130944664 isoform X3 has product MGGKSRATQSPVCSPPLPKNPAVLVIVVGERVVAATRGGYRGCRQIGSETAAVSVQPFLSCFVVGLCIDACVTCSEFAAASFRQFNKYLCFKKLCLLRRWLRAEVAVVSDFGLRERILVMRLVYVFDESRLFLFRIWTAKLQKSYISFSI; this is encoded by the exons ATGGGGGGAAAGAGTCGCGCCACCCAGTCGCCAGTCTGCTCGCCGCCGTTGCCGAAAAATCCTGCCG TTTTAGTTATCGTCGTTGGAGAGCGGGTCGTCGCCGCCACTCGAGGTGGTTACCGGGGCTGCCGCCAAATCGGTTCAGAAACTGCTGCTGTTTCGGTTCAGCCGTTCCTTTCTTGTTTCG TCGTAGGGTTGTGTATCGATGCTTGCGTGACGTGCTCGGAGTTCGCGGCTGCTTCGTTTCGCCAATTCAATAAGTATTTATGTTTCAAAAAGCTTTGC TTGCTGCGAAGGTGGCTTAGAGCTGAGGTTGCGGTTGTCAGTGATTTCGGGCTGAGAGAGAGGATTCTTGTGATGCGTTTGGTTTATGTGTTCGACGAGTCGAG GTTATTCCTTTTTAGGATATGGACGGCGAAGCTTCAGAAGAGttatatttctttttctatttag
- the LOC130945088 gene encoding 3beta,22alpha-dihydroxysteroid 3-dehydrogenase has protein sequence MLLEQMNQIKMISQMVKLENGYTSCYCCAALFLLLLLLSWHWSRNKKTGDGGAGIPPGNGGLPFVGETLQFMAAINSTKGVYEFVRLRHLWHGSCFKTNLFGETHVFVSSTDSAKAILNNEGGRFSKRYIKSISELLGHHSLLCADHHHHKLIRGRLLTLFSTDALSSFVQMFDVLVLEAMSTWPCGPVLLIQHEAFKLACKAMCKMLISMENGYELVIMQKSIAHLCEAMLALPLRLPWTRFSNGLQARKTIMEILEKEISERSGIRRTNDKVDFLQQLIEEDDDNKLNDEEIKDNILTMMIAGQDTIANAMTWMVKFVDENQEALNTLKKEQLQIEKNGRTRRDNLTLEDLNEMQYASKVVTEALRMASVVQWLPRVALQDCEIQGFKIKKGWNVDIDAKFIHFDPTIYNDPHVFNPSRFAGEFKPYSFLAFGMGGRTCLGKNMARAMMLVFLHRLITTYKWKVIDSDSSIQKWALFSKLKSGCPVRLTSLKQHSN, from the exons atgttgCTTGAACAAATGAACCAAATTAAAATGATTTCTCAAATGGTAAAGCTTGAAAATGGATACACTAGTTGTTACTGTTGTGCGGCTCTCTTCTTGTTACTGCTATTATTATCATGGCATTGGAGCAGAAACAAGAAGACCGGTGACGGTGGTGCCGGGATCCCTCCGGGTAACGGAGGATTGCCATTTGTGGGAGAGACACTGCAGTTCATGGCTGCCATCAACAGCACCAAAGGAGTATATGAATTTGTCCGACTCCGCCACCTCTGGCATGGCAGTTGCTTCAAGACCAACTTGTTCGGAGAAACACATGTTTTTGTTTCTAGCACAGATTCAGCCAAAGCGATTCTAAACAACGAGGGAGGCAGATTCTCAAAGAGGTACATAAAATCTATATCAGAGCTTTTGGGACACCATAGCTTGCTCTGTGCTGATCACCACCATCACAAGCTCATTCGTGGCCGTCTCCTCACTCTGTTCTCAACGGATGCTTTGTCCTCCTTTGTTCAGATGTTCGATGTCCTCGTTCTTGAAGCCATGAGTACCTGGCCTTGTGGACCCGTTCTTCTCATCCAACATGAAGCATTCAAG CTAGCATGTAAGGCAATGTGTAAAATGCTGATAAGCATGGAGAATGGCTATGAACTAGTGATCATGCAGAAGAGCATTGCTCATTTATGTGAAGCAATGCTTGCATTACCCTTGAGGTTGCCATGGACTAGATTCTCCAATGGCCTACAG GCTCGGAAAACAATTATGGAAATATTGGAGAAGGAGATTAGTGAAAGAAGTGGAATAAGAAGAACTAATGACAAAGTAGATTTTCTCCAACAACTtatagaagaagatgatgataaCAAATTAAACGATGAAGAGATCAAAGACAACATCTTAACTATGATGATTGCAGGACAGGACACAATCGCTAATGCAATGACATGGATGGTCAAATTTGTGGACGAGAATCAAGAGGCCCTTAACACGCTTAAG AAGGAGCAACTACAAATTGAGAAAAATGGCAGAACAAGAAGGGATAATCTTACATTAGAGGATCTCAATGAGATGCAATATGCTTCTAAAGTTGTGACAGAAGCGTTAAGGATGGCATCTGTGGTACAGTGGCTTCCCAGGGTAGCACTCCAAGATTGTGAGATTCAAG GATTTAAAATCAAGAAAGGGTGGAACGTTGATATTGATGCTAAATTCATACACTTTGATCCAACTATATACAATGATCCACATGTATTCAATCCTTCTAGATTTGCT GGTGAGTTTAAACCATACAGCTTCCTAGCTTTTGGGATGGGAGGAAGGACGTGCCTTGGGAAGAACATGGCTAGAGCCATGATGCTGGTGTTCCTCCACCGTCTCATCACCACTTACAA GTGGAAGGTGATTGATTCAGACTCAAGTATTCAGAAATGGGCGCTTTTCTCAAAGCTCAAGAGTGGCTGTCCTGTTCGTTTGACATCTCTGAAACAGCACTCAAACTAA
- the LOC130944664 gene encoding uncharacterized protein LOC130944664 isoform X4, which translates to MGGKSRATQSPVCSPPLPKNPAVLVIVVGERVVAATRGGYRGCRQIGSETAAVSVQPFLSCFVVGLCIDACVTCSEFAAASFRQFNKYLCFKKLCLLRRWLRAEVAVVSDFGLRERILVMRLVYVFDESRGCGWILPVEVAAAA; encoded by the exons ATGGGGGGAAAGAGTCGCGCCACCCAGTCGCCAGTCTGCTCGCCGCCGTTGCCGAAAAATCCTGCCG TTTTAGTTATCGTCGTTGGAGAGCGGGTCGTCGCCGCCACTCGAGGTGGTTACCGGGGCTGCCGCCAAATCGGTTCAGAAACTGCTGCTGTTTCGGTTCAGCCGTTCCTTTCTTGTTTCG TCGTAGGGTTGTGTATCGATGCTTGCGTGACGTGCTCGGAGTTCGCGGCTGCTTCGTTTCGCCAATTCAATAAGTATTTATGTTTCAAAAAGCTTTGC TTGCTGCGAAGGTGGCTTAGAGCTGAGGTTGCGGTTGTCAGTGATTTCGGGCTGAGAGAGAGGATTCTTGTGATGCGTTTGGTTTATGTGTTCGACGAGTCGAG GGGCTGTGGTTGGATCTTGCCTGTTGAGGTAGCGGCGGCGGCGTAA
- the LOC130944664 gene encoding uncharacterized protein LOC130944664 isoform X1, protein MGGKSRATQSPVCSPPLPKNPAVLVIVVGERVVAATRGGYRGCRQIGSETAAVSVQPFLSCFVVGLCIDACVTCSEFAAASFRQFNKYLCFKKLCLLRRWLRAEVAVVSDFGLRERILVMRLVYVFDESSNFCNPIVRTSEDNVLTPLQVIPF, encoded by the exons ATGGGGGGAAAGAGTCGCGCCACCCAGTCGCCAGTCTGCTCGCCGCCGTTGCCGAAAAATCCTGCCG TTTTAGTTATCGTCGTTGGAGAGCGGGTCGTCGCCGCCACTCGAGGTGGTTACCGGGGCTGCCGCCAAATCGGTTCAGAAACTGCTGCTGTTTCGGTTCAGCCGTTCCTTTCTTGTTTCG TCGTAGGGTTGTGTATCGATGCTTGCGTGACGTGCTCGGAGTTCGCGGCTGCTTCGTTTCGCCAATTCAATAAGTATTTATGTTTCAAAAAGCTTTGC TTGCTGCGAAGGTGGCTTAGAGCTGAGGTTGCGGTTGTCAGTGATTTCGGGCTGAGAGAGAGGATTCTTGTGATGCGTTTGGTTTATGTGTTCGACGAGTCGAG CAATTTCTGTAATCCTATAGTGAGAACAAGCGAGGACAACGTTCTCACTCCCCTACAGGTTATTCCTTTTTAG
- the LOC130944664 gene encoding uncharacterized protein LOC130944664 isoform X2: MGGKSRATQSPVCSPPLPKNPAVIVVGERVVAATRGGYRGCRQIGSETAAVSVQPFLSCFVVGLCIDACVTCSEFAAASFRQFNKYLCFKKLCLLRRWLRAEVAVVSDFGLRERILVMRLVYVFDESSNFCNPIVRTSEDNVLTPLQVIPF; this comes from the exons ATGGGGGGAAAGAGTCGCGCCACCCAGTCGCCAGTCTGCTCGCCGCCGTTGCCGAAAAATCCTGCCG TTATCGTCGTTGGAGAGCGGGTCGTCGCCGCCACTCGAGGTGGTTACCGGGGCTGCCGCCAAATCGGTTCAGAAACTGCTGCTGTTTCGGTTCAGCCGTTCCTTTCTTGTTTCG TCGTAGGGTTGTGTATCGATGCTTGCGTGACGTGCTCGGAGTTCGCGGCTGCTTCGTTTCGCCAATTCAATAAGTATTTATGTTTCAAAAAGCTTTGC TTGCTGCGAAGGTGGCTTAGAGCTGAGGTTGCGGTTGTCAGTGATTTCGGGCTGAGAGAGAGGATTCTTGTGATGCGTTTGGTTTATGTGTTCGACGAGTCGAG CAATTTCTGTAATCCTATAGTGAGAACAAGCGAGGACAACGTTCTCACTCCCCTACAGGTTATTCCTTTTTAG